One stretch of Pelmatolapia mariae isolate MD_Pm_ZW linkage group LG3_W, Pm_UMD_F_2, whole genome shotgun sequence DNA includes these proteins:
- the LOC135932500 gene encoding RLA class II histocompatibility antigen, DP alpha-1 chain-like has translation MKMKVWVLLLVLCSVICVSADGLYEMNSVSGCSDTDGEDVLILDDEVVWYADFNKQKGVDSLPAFADHPSFEGKYEEAVASQLICRQNLKVARMAMKDFPKRHNAPDSVNIYTTLNMELGVQNTLICHVTGFYPAPVNITWTKNTKKVVEGSIFLLPSTRWRHSNKMRKRRGRNTIRLNYNWMEVEDKEKQALDEEEEKQQEHL, from the exons atgaagaTGAAGGTGTGGGTGCTGCTCCTCGTCCTCTGCTCGGTCATCTGTGTCTCTGCTGATG GTCTGTATGAGATGAACTCTGTCAGCGGCTGTTCAGACACTGATGGAGAGGATGTGCTGATCCTGGATGATGAGGTGGTCTGGTACGCAGACTTCAACAAACAGAAAGGAGTCGATTCTCTGCCAGCCTTTGCAGATCATCCAAGCTTTGAAGGAAAGTATGAAGAAGCTGTGGCTAGTCAACTGATCTGCAGACAAAACCTGAAGGTGGCTCGTATGGCTATGAAGGACTTCCCCAAACgacaca ATGCTCCTGACAGTGTGAACATCTACACTACACTAAATATGGAGCTTGGAGTACAGAACACTTTGATCTGTCATGTGACTGGTTTCTATCCTGCTCCTGTTAACATCACCTGGACCAAGAACACAAAGAAAGTGGTTGAAGGCAGCATTTTTTTGCTGCCTTCTACAAGATGGCGCCA ctccaacaaaatgaggaagaggagggggagaaacacaattagattgaattacaattggatggaagtTGAGGACAAGGAGAAGCAAGCTttggatgaggaggaagagaagcagcaggagcatctttag